Proteins encoded in a region of the Haloarchaeobius salinus genome:
- a CDS encoding DUF2150 family protein, translating to MSTPPTEYYSAERWQNWIDRVEDEDVDAEDEDSMRVFDLMQDDAAIAVAKIVSATDDDELDEEAASEKINEIGDIVFTEPDFDDEDKLFLVGSVQESLSIVLHSAMEYIHAGPAEEATIPEFVSAAADAEAEEDIESARGYLVKAGTLIIDGEELSPELGEELEYGPVAQWLNGLASLQSAMEDPEVVEEDDDAE from the coding sequence ATGAGCACTCCCCCGACCGAATACTACTCGGCAGAACGCTGGCAGAACTGGATCGACCGAGTCGAAGACGAGGACGTCGACGCCGAAGACGAGGACTCGATGCGCGTGTTCGACCTCATGCAGGACGACGCCGCCATCGCCGTCGCGAAGATCGTCTCCGCGACCGACGACGACGAGCTCGACGAGGAGGCAGCCTCCGAGAAGATCAACGAGATCGGCGACATCGTCTTCACCGAGCCCGACTTCGACGACGAGGACAAGCTGTTCCTCGTCGGCAGCGTCCAGGAGAGCCTGAGCATCGTCCTGCACTCCGCGATGGAGTACATCCACGCCGGCCCCGCCGAGGAGGCCACGATTCCCGAGTTCGTGTCGGCGGCCGCAGACGCCGAGGCCGAGGAGGACATCGAGAGCGCCCGCGGCTACCTCGTGAAGGCCGGAACGCTCATCATCGACGGGGAGGAGCTCTCGCCCGAGCTGGGCGAGGAGCTCGAGTACGGCCCGGTCGCCCAGTGGCTCAACGGCCTCGCCAGCCTCCAGTCCGCGATGGAGGACCCCGAGGTCGTCGAGGAGGACGACGACGCCGAGTAA